A genomic stretch from Arachis stenosperma cultivar V10309 chromosome 3, arast.V10309.gnm1.PFL2, whole genome shotgun sequence includes:
- the LOC130969533 gene encoding acyl-coenzyme A oxidase 3, peroxisomal-like encodes MDNDNRRASRRTEVLSKHLLPHPLTTTALLSTSNCLSYSPPELSSSNPVSFDTSRMRALLDGHNLDDRDWLFGLIVQSPLFNRQERGGRVFVSVDYNHTMEQQREETMRRIGYLLDRGVFRGWLTGDGPQEELRKLALHEVVSMYDHSLAVKIGVHIFLWGGAVKFLGTKRHHDKWLRATENYELKGCFAMTELGHGSNVRGVETVTTYDSRTGEFVINTPCESAQKYWIGGAANHATHTIVFSQLYINGGNQGVHAFICPIRNSSGNVCPNVRIAECGHKIGLNGVDNGRIWFDNVRIPRENLLNSVADVSPRGEYLSSIKNVDQRFAAFLAPLTSGRVTIASSAVYISKIGLSIAIRYALTRRAFSMTPNGPEILLLDYPSHQRRLLPLLAKIYAMSFAAIELKMMYVNRTPESNKAIHIVSSAYKATFTWNNMRTLQECREACGGQGVKSENRIGPFKGEFDVHSTFEGDNNVLMQQISKALLGEFIVCQTKKKPFRGLGLEHMNNPAPVIPSQLTSSILMSREFQLDLFHLRERDLLRRFAAEVSQYQTQGESKESAFNLSYQVAEDLGRAFSERAILKTFIEVESKVPAGSLKDVLGLLRSLYALISVDEDAAFLRYGYLSTENAAAVRKEVPKLCTELRPHAFALVSSFGIPDAFLSPIAFDWVGSNAWSSAQH; translated from the exons ATGGACAACGACAACCGCCGCGCTTCCCGCCGCACGGAAGTCCTCTCGAAGCACCTCCTCCCGCACCCTCTCACAACGACCGCCCTCCTCTCGACCTCCAACTGCCTCAGCTACTCTCCACCAGAGCTCTCCTCCTCCAACCCGGTCTCCTTCGACACTTCCCGGATGCGCGCTCTCCTCGACGGCCACAACCTCGACGACCGTGACTGGCTCTTCGGCCTCATCGTTCAGAGCCCTCTCTTCAATCGCCAAGAGCGCGGCGGCCGCGTCTTCGTCTCCGTCGACTATAACCACACCATGGAGCAGCAGCGCGAGGAGACCATGCGCCGGATCGGTTACCTTCTCGATCGCGGCGTCTTTAGAGGTTGGCTCACCGGCGATGGCCCTCAAGAAGAGCTCAGGAAGCTGGCCCTTCATGAGGTCGTCTCCATGTACGATCACTCCCTCGCCGTCAAGATCGGTGTCCATATCTTCTTGTG GGGTGGGGCTGTAAAATTTCTTGGAACAAAGCGGCATCATGACAAGTGGTTGAGAGCTACTGAAAACTATGAGCTGAAGGGTTGTTTCGCTATGACTGAGTTGGGACATGGAAGTAAT GTACGGGGAGTCGAAACAGTAACTACTTATGATTCGAGAACTGGAGAATTTGTCATCAATACTCCATGTGAATCGGCGCAGAAGTACTGGATTGGTGGTGCAGCAAAT CATGCAACACACACTATAGTGTTTTCACAGCTCTACATAAATGGAGGCAATCAAGGCGTGCATGCATTTATTTGCCCAATTAGGAATTCAAGTGGAAATGTATGCCCAAACGTCCGCATAGCTGAGTGTGGTCACAAAATTGGTTTAAATGGAGTTGATAATGGCCGTATCTG GTTTGACAATGTAAGAATACCAAGAGAGAATTTGCTGAATTCCGTGGCTGATGTTTCACCAAGAGGTGAATATTTGAGTTCCATAAAAAATGTAGATCAG AGATTTGCAGCATTTTTAGCCCCTTTGACCTCTGGTCGTGTAACTATTGCCTCTAGTGCTGTTTACATCTCCAAG ATTGGCTTATCCATTGCTATAAGATATGCATTGACAAGACGAGCCTTTTCTATGACACCAAACGGACCTGAAATTCTGTTGCTTGATTACCCAAGTCATCAGCGGCGTCTACTACCCTTACTTGCAAAGAT ATATGCAATGAGTTTTGCTGCAATTGAGCTCAAAATGATGTATGTGAATAGAACACCCGAGTCAAACAAAGCAATCCATATTGTTTCAAGTGCTTATAAGGCTACCTTTACGTGGAATAATATGCGCACACTTCAG GAATGTCGTGAAGCCTGTGGAGGACAGGGCGTTAAAAGTGAAAATCGTATCGGTCCGTTCAAGGGCGAATTTGATGTGCATTCAACATTTGAAGGGGACAATAATGTTCTGATGCAGCAG ATTAGCAAGGCGCTCCTTGGAGAATTCATTGTGTGTCAGACTAAGAAGAAGCCATTTAGAGGTTTGGGGTTAGAACACATGAACAACCCTGCACCTGTCATCCCATCTCAGTTAACGAGTTCTATTCTCATGAGCAGGGAATTTCAG cttgatctcttccaccTAAGAGAGCGAGATCTATTGAGACGCTTTGCTGCGGAGGTTTCACAATATCAAACTCAGGGGGAAAGCAAAGAGTCTGCCTTTAATCTA AGCTATCAAGTCGCAGAGGACTTAGGCAGAGCTTTCTCTGAACGCGCAATACTGAAAACCTTCATCGAGGTCGAGTCAAAGGTGCCGGCTGGTTCATTGAAG GATGTCTTGGGACTGTTGAGGTCGTTATATGCCTTGATTTCTGTGGATGAAGATGCTGCTTTTCTTCGCTATGGATACTTGTCAACTGAGAATGCTGCTGCAGTGCGGAAAGAAGTGCCGAAACTGTGTACTGAACTTCGACCGCACGCATTCGCCTTGGTCAGTTCCTTCGGTATTCCCGATGCCTTCTTGAGTCCTATTGCGTTTGACTGGGTTGGTTCGAATGCATGGTCCTCTGCTCAACACTAG